From one Trachemys scripta elegans isolate TJP31775 chromosome 14, CAS_Tse_1.0, whole genome shotgun sequence genomic stretch:
- the ZBTB45 gene encoding zinc finger and BTB domain-containing protein 45 — MAEAVHYIHLQNFSKSLLETLNGQRLGGHFCDVTVHIHEATLRAHRCVLAAGSPFFHDKLLLGYSEIEVPAVVPSQVVQQLVEFMYSGSLVVAQSEALQILTAASILQIKTVIDECTQIISQSRSPKPPAAAPSMPLSVPRPMVVKPQEQTKESPGVVGLPASRPGELEPPGTAQLEAPKLLCASEVRYKLRDLLSSQQKQLGEARERAASEGELAAAGSDGEGPYSGLHPAEAQPSCHSRKQRQPVRLQLSDALPVIIKDEEEEEEDEEEEEGGGKLSCFGECGGGAFPSCSEAKDTGGGSSGGGAGRKDGVQLDYPAVEGQDFFGGQDVFSESFIPAWQSEEGGQGAAREGEKFRTDCSLEASNMRTLAGDFKPAPAGFPAQAPEPRSLAFVSSLGIQRELKAEVSAAGPGTTTTTSIFQFHLPQPGVAQSFYSVQQEAGAANMVQLSPGAMVTGSLHGEQAQRPGPSRCSEPSYQCSHCQKTFSSRKNYTKHMFIHSGEKPHQCSICWRSFSLRDYLLKHMVTHTGVRAFQCSICCKRFTQKSSLNVHMRTHRPERFQCCICNKYFSHRTLLERHVATHTAWKAGEPDVAGGAWKEKPDPGEGASVTAWKGDPAAEGAMVAWKGDPSGEGTMVAWKGDPGGEGTIAAWKGDSVAEGALPTQPAWKGDPAGDGPMPAHTA, encoded by the exons ATGGCTGAGGCCGTCCATTACATCCACCTGCAGAACTTCAGCAAGTCCCTGCTGGAGACGCTGAACGGGCAGCGCCTGGGTGGGCACTTCTGCGACGTGACTGTGCACATCCACGAGGCCACCCTGCGGGCCCACCGGTGTGTGCTGGCCGCCGGCAGCCCCTTCTTCCACGACAAGCTGCTGCTGGGCTACTCGGAGATCGAGGTGCCCGCCGTGGTGCCCAGCCAGGTGGTGCAGCAGCTGGTGGAGTTCATGTACAGCGGCTCTCTGGTGGTGGCCCAATCCGAGGCCTTGCAGATCCTGACGGCCGCCTCCATCCTCCAGATCAAGACGGTCATCGATGAGTGCACCCAGATCATCTCCCAGAGCCGCAGCCCCAAGCCGCCCGCCGCTGCTCCCTCCATGCCCCTCTCCGTCCCCAGGCCGATGGTCGTCAAGCCCCAGGAGCAAACCAAGGAGAGCCCAGGTGTTGTCGGTCTCCCAGCCTCCCGGCCCGGCGAGCTGGAGCCCCCCGGCACCGCCCAGCTGGAGGCCCCCAAGCTGCTGTGCGCCTCAGAGGTGCGCTACAAGCTCCGCGACCTGCTCTCCTCCCAGCAGAAGCAGCTGGGGGAGGCCAGGGAGAGGGCAGCGTCCGAGGGGGAACTGGCAGCCGCCGGCAGCGACGGCGAGGGGCCCTACAGCGGGCTGCACCCAGCCGAGGCTCAGCCCAGCTGCCACAGCCGCAAGCAGCGGCAGCCGGTGCGGCTCCAGCTTTCCGACGCCTTGCCTGTCATCATcaaggacgaggaggaggaggaggaagacgaggaggaggaggagggcgggGGAAAGCTGAGCTGCTTCGGGGAATGTGGCGGGGGagccttccccagctgcagcGAGGCCAAAGACACCGGGGGCGGGAGCAGCGGAGGTGGGGCGGGCAGGAAGGATGGCGTCCAGCTTGACTACCCCGCCGTGGAGGGGCAGGATTTCTTCGGCGGGCAGGACGTCTTCTCCGAGTCCTTCATCCCGGCCTGGCAGAGCGAGGAGGGCGGCCAGGGGGCAGCCCGGGAGGGCGAGAAGTTCCGCACCGATTGCAGCCTGGAGGCCTCCAACATGAGGACGCTGGCTGGAGACTTCAAGCCAGCCCCGGCCGGCTTCCCGGCCCAGGCGCCCGAGCCCCGCAGCTTGGCGTTCGTCTCCTCCCTGGGCATCCAGCGGGAGCTGAAAGCCGAGGTGAGCGCCGCCGGACccggcaccaccaccaccaccagcatcTTCCAGTTCCACCTGCCGCAGCCCGGCGTGGCCCAGAGCTTCTACAGCGTCCAGCAGGAGGCCGGCGCCGCCAACATGGTACAGCTCAGCCCCGGCGCCATGGTGACGGGCTCCCTGCACGGCGAGCAGGCCCAGCGCCCGGGGCCTTCCCGCTGCTCCGAGCCCTCCTACCAGTGCAGCCACTGCCAGAAGACCTTCAGCTCCCGCAAGAACTACACCAAGCACATGTTCATCCACTCAg GCGAGAAGCCCCACCAGTGCAGCATCTGCTGGCGCTCCTTCTCGCTGCGGGACTACCTGCTGAAGCACATGGTGACGCACACGGGCGTGCGGGCCTTCCAGTGCTCCATCTGCTGCAAGCGCTTCACCCAGAAGAGCTCCCTCAACGTCCACATGCGCACGCACCGCCCCGAGCGCTTCCAGTGCTGTATCTGCAACAAGTACTTCTCCCACCGCACCCTGCTCGAGCGCCATGTGGCCACCCACACCGCTTGGAAAGCCGGCGAGCCCGATGTGGCCGGAGGCGCCTGGAAGGAGAAGCCTGACCCGGGAGAAGGCGCCAGCGTCACCGCCTGGAAAGGGGACCCAGCCGCCGAGGGCGCCATGGTGGCGTGGAAAGGGGACCCAAGCGGGGAAGGCACCATGGTGGCATGGAAAGGGGACCCGGGCGGGGAAGGCACCATCGCAGCCTGGAAGGGAGACTCTGTTGCAGAGGGGGCTCTCCCCACCCAGCCTGCGTGGAAAGGGGACCCTGCTGGAGATGGCCCCATGCCAGCCCACACAGCCTAA